The Castanea sativa cultivar Marrone di Chiusa Pesio chromosome 4, ASM4071231v1 sequence AAGAAACTTGATTAGCATTAGATCTTCCCTTTGGCTTATACCCAGGTGGATATCCATGAAGTTTATAGCACTTGTCAATGGTATGCCCAAGCATGTTGCAATATGTGCATAAAGGCCTTTCCTTTTTGTTGTTTCCCTTAGTCCAATTTGCATTTCCAGAATTATTGCCTTTTGAATTGACATACATAGCAATAGAATCTGGTTTTGCTGCAAATGATCCTCCATGTCCAATATTCTTATGAGACTCTTCTTGAAGGACTAGGGCATAAACTTTTCTAATTGAAGGAAGAGGCTCATACATTAGAATCTGAGTCCTTATAGTATCAAAGTTCTCATTCAAACCCATCAAAAAATGCATCACATAAGCTTTTTCATGAGTAGCACTTAGGGTTTTCATTGCTCCACAACTACACTCTGGTAAAGGCTCAAGATTTAACAATTGATCCCATAATCTCTTAAATTTTGTGAAATACTCAGTCACAAACAACTGATTTTGTGTGATGTGAGAAATTTCCCTTTGGAGATTGTAAATTTTGGGACCATTGccttgtgaaaaaaaaattttcaattctaacCACATATCTCTAGCAGTTTCACTGTAGATTATACTACTAGATACATCAACATGCATTGAATTGATAAGCCAAGAAAGTACCATTGTATTGCAACTTTGCCAGTCTTCATAGAGAGGAGATTCTAGATCGAGCATAGGGATTCTACCATTGAAGAAGCTTCGAGGTTGTCTTCCCTGTGCTTTGATACCATATAAAAACTGAGCTTTCTTTCTAAAGTAGAAGAACAGAACTTTTATTAATTCAGAATGAATGTGATACAAAACTAAACTGAATACATTAAGGTTACTCTATCTATATATACATGTGTTTCAGTCCACCAAATTCctaattttcagcaaaattagTTTCTAACAATTCTAAACTATACAAAGGTATTATAACATTTACAAGACAGACCAATTCCTACAAGCCACGTGTATTATGATCTCCAAAACAATGTATAAACACTTCATGATAAGGCACAGCCTCAATGGTCTCTAGCACATCCTTGCAAGCCCACTGATGCTCTGTTTTTGACACCTCTGTTTTCCATTGCTTGTAGTTGACATTATGTGCAAGTGGTGCTGCTCCACTTTTGCATTGCTGTCATGCATTAATCTCATCAGATGCATCCTCAAGCATTGAACAAAGTGCATTAGTTTTAACAATTATGTAATGATGACAGAAACTAAGTTTATTAAAATGATAATGAGGAACACTTTGCTTTTCAGGGAAGAGTTAATAACGCTGCAAAAAGGCTGATCACTGAGGCAGTTGTAGAAATTCTTGATATCGAGAACTTTGCTTCCTCAAACACGTTTCGAATTGCAGATTTAGGTTGCTCTGTTGGGCCTAATACATTTTTTGCAGTGCAAAACATAATTGAGGCAGTGCAGTTTAAGTATCAATGTCAAGGGCTTGATTCTCAGCTCCCCGAATTTCAAGTCCTCTTCAATGATCACACCTCGAATGATTTCAACACACTTTTCTCCTCCCTCCCATTAGAAAGGAAATATTATGCTGCAAGCGTACCAGGTTCATTCTATGGTCGCTTATTTCCGAATGGATCTCTACACTTCGTTCATTCTTCTTATACCAACCATTGGCTTTCTAGAGTACCAAAACCTGAATTAGACAAAAGTTCCTCTGCTTGGAATAAGAGGAGAATACACTACACAAGTGCAAAAGATGAAGTTATTAAGGCCTACGAAGCTCCTTACGTTGAAGACATGGAATGCTTTCTACATGCTAGGGCTCAAGAGGTTGTGCGTGGAGGATTGATTGCACTTACTGTTTCTGGACGCCCCAACGGAGTCCACCATTCTCAATCTGTACAAAATATAACATATGACCTCCTGGGATCTTGCCTCATGGACATAGCTAAAAAGGTATAGCTatatttgattatgttttttgtgtgtgcTTTTTAGTCTCACATGAGACAAATACTAGGttaatttgggttttattaTCAATTCCAAAACACTTCAATTGTAACTAGACTAATCAAACCTCTTGCCCTCTAAAGagctccattttttttattaatgagttTTGCACATTTTAAACTCTTGTGCAAGAAGGTAAGGAAATTACAAGGAGTagattaataatataaaatgaatatGCTTAATAAAGGGAATGTCAAAGAGTCACTTAATTTGTCCTAATTGAATGTCAGATTAATCAATTTATGAGTACAaatcaaaagaatcaaaatgctctTTGTTGACTAAACTTTGACTGAGTTAACTGGCAatcaaaaaaattggaaaattcaCCTAGCCACCAAGTTCCAtcattttacattaaaatacatattttcaagAGCAAATTACAACTCAACCACTTGTTGTTTGGCCGAAATTTAAATTGTCTACATGTGGTTTCAAATTTAACACTGTATCCACTTAAGGTTAATTTAGTTAGATTTTCTTAACCCACATCTTTTTAAAACATGGATAAACATgtgattttccttcatttttatgttttctctcctctaaaaacacaaaaaacataaaaatacaaaatcaaataagataaaaaagaatccaGCAGAACACTTGTATCATGAGATTTCAAACTAGAGGTAGGTAACTTAAATTTCTATCaaacctcaggtgggtaaaatactaaaatatcaaaatttaaaccatacgtaagaaacttaaatttaagCTAAACCATATGTGGGTAAGTTAAAATTTACTCTATTTTGAAACACCTCCTCAAGTATGACCACAATCAACCCGAGGTTGATCACAATTTGACCAAAAATAATCTGACAATTCCATCGGGATGAATTCGGCCTTATATTGAGGTAACTAAATTtcctttaaaataattatatattggCCCATATCAAACTTAAACGAATATGGTATTGCAAAAACAATGAAGAAAGGCCCAAATATTAAGTCACTTTTTATGGAAAGTATTCCATAGCTTGATTACAATTTAATCAACATTAAATTGTAATCAAACGACTATGATACCCAAATAAGGAGTTTTCAGAAAGGTCTCATGAAAAACTCCaatttaaaaaaccaaaatggtACTTGCACTTGTACATATTTATATAGAAAGATTCCTCTGGGTAGGCAGGGCTTATGAAAATTTCCTCCATCTGcctttttaatattaaatattttcctttttcttcgtAACCAAACAGATTGGTTGTCAAAAGTTGGACTTTATGTATGATCACATAATGAGAATATGccaattttttcttcatgaCAACATAGTAAggatatatcatatattataaatattttcagCTTTTCACCACCAAAGCCAAAGGAATACTATATTTGAAATTAGTAGAATCATTGCagataacatatatatatatatatatatatatattgttattaaatttatgattattTGATGTGGTTCTTTATGGTGTTTTTAACACAGCCTCACATCTTCCTTTCCTGTTGttactattaaattattaaaagaaaaaacccctTTAAATTTGCACTTAATAGATTGTCACACTCAACCTAATTGTTCATTTATGGGATTCATGCGACTGTTGAATGCCAATAACACTTCTTTGTGGTGGTGTACACAATGTCTTTAACATCATCTCTCCTCTCCCTCACCCCCAATctaccaaccaaaaaaaagggtGTTCATTTACTTCATTATTGTTGCACAAGAATTTGAgagaaaatgttaattttcgTTATACTAGAATATGGTACATCATGGTGGACCGGGTATACAACACGTGGGAGTGTCTTCTCCAAGCCATCATGGCAACATGAATACTTCATTTGTTTGAAATGTCAAAGTCGACAATcttttttctcactctctctctcgtaACGTGGGTCAACTACCGTCAATATCTAACggtgttatatatatttgtagtttattACTGCGTTGAAGGAAGGAAAATACACAGAGAGAAGGAGATAGAAAGATGGCTTATACAACGAATGGCGGAAATGGCCAGTACAGTTATTCGAATAACTCCTCTTTCCAGGTATTCCTTTCTAATTGTAAGAAGTGTTATTGAGTAAGTTGTATGGATCAGGGTCTTTAACTCTATCATATGATtcttatagttttatttatcCATTTTGAAACATGGATTGTCGATTTAACCATGACTTTAatgtttaaacaaaaatttaactATAATCACCTTGgtattcaattaaaatatttacaaattaaattgatgaaaaaaaaaattaggtactTTATGATAGAGGTTGAACTAGGAACTTTATAGAATCCTAATCTTCAAATATAATTCTAAGTTTGTAATGCTTAATATCTACCTTATAATTTCAGGCTAATTATCATATGAATAATTTGTGAGAATCtattaaataaaagtaacaTAAACTTAGGCCATTTTATGGTAGAAGGTTATATAATCTAAACTATATATATTCAtctataattataaaatatatatgttaaataaaagaatattttgtGTTAACCGTTAAGATTATGTAGGTATAAAAGAGAAGAATTCTGCCATACACTTGAGTTGCATATTCGAAACCATTCACATGAATACCAAATAATATGTtgttgaagagaagaaaaaaaaaattccaacctcgttggtgtaaaaaaaaataaaaaataaaataaaataagagagagaggattCATCATTGATactttctaattttcaaaaatattcctttataaaaaaaatcaaagaaaaattagcATACATAGTAAGATTACAATAATAAATTCAAACTTATTAA is a genomic window containing:
- the LOC142632664 gene encoding loganic acid O-methyltransferase-like, with translation MAAEQTSKTIEAYLMKGGDGVHSYANNSSYQGRVNNAAKRLITEAVVEILDIENFASSNTFRIADLGCSVGPNTFFAVQNIIEAVQFKYQCQGLDSQLPEFQVLFNDHTSNDFNTLFSSLPLERKYYAASVPGSFYGRLFPNGSLHFVHSSYTNHWLSRVPKPELDKSSSAWNKRRIHYTSAKDEVIKAYEAPYVEDMECFLHARAQEVVRGGLIALTVSGRPNGVHHSQSVQNITYDLLGSCLMDIAKKV